The following proteins come from a genomic window of Corallococcus sp. NCRR:
- a CDS encoding FAD-dependent oxidoreductase encodes MELTRRELVAAFLGASVASACTRQAARAPVPGAIVDRAVDTGHKLRTGPLPRAQDFEPVGVLIVGAGAAGLSAAWRLSAAGVKDVRVVELETEAGGTSRSGRNAVSAFPWGAHYLPSPLEDRGPVMRLLREMDAVTGVDAEGHPSFAEELLIQEPDERVFYRGHWYEGLYLRAGASPEDLAELERFDARMNAFAAARDAKGRKAFAVPGALSSDDAEWTALDAVSMAQWMEAEGFRSPRLKWFVDYACRDDYGATSEHVSAWAGIWYFAARQNGKGERSDGFLSWPEGNGRLVKQLASSLGPRQLETQVLVHTVEPGEDGCRVHALDARTGAPRAFHARQVVLACPRFVAAHVVAPWREARPAWMDAFVYSPWVVANLTVSAPPASRGFPLAWDNVFYESRSLGYVVATHQSLRQDVRGPTVLTWYLPMAGADVKAERNQALSATYGDWEALVMADLLPAHPGVGALAQRLEVQRWGHAMVRPQPGFIWGEARRSAQQSLGRHLHFAHTDLGGMALFEEANWFGVQAAERALAGMGLKSASWL; translated from the coding sequence GTGGAACTGACGCGGCGCGAGCTGGTGGCAGCGTTCCTGGGCGCCTCCGTGGCGAGCGCCTGTACGCGGCAGGCCGCTCGCGCGCCGGTGCCGGGCGCCATCGTGGACCGGGCGGTGGACACCGGCCACAAGTTGCGCACAGGGCCGCTGCCGCGCGCGCAGGACTTCGAACCGGTGGGCGTGTTGATTGTCGGCGCGGGCGCAGCCGGGCTGTCCGCCGCGTGGCGCCTGTCCGCCGCGGGCGTGAAGGACGTGCGCGTGGTGGAGCTGGAGACGGAGGCCGGGGGCACGTCCCGCTCCGGACGCAACGCCGTGTCCGCGTTCCCGTGGGGCGCGCACTACCTGCCCTCCCCCCTGGAGGACAGAGGGCCGGTGATGCGCCTCTTGCGAGAGATGGACGCCGTCACCGGCGTGGACGCGGAGGGCCACCCGTCGTTCGCGGAGGAGCTGCTCATCCAGGAGCCCGACGAGCGCGTCTTCTACCGGGGCCACTGGTACGAAGGGCTGTACCTGCGCGCGGGCGCGAGCCCGGAGGACCTGGCGGAGCTGGAGCGCTTCGACGCGCGGATGAACGCCTTCGCCGCCGCGCGCGACGCGAAGGGGCGCAAGGCGTTCGCGGTGCCGGGGGCGCTCTCCAGCGACGACGCGGAGTGGACCGCGCTGGACGCGGTGAGCATGGCGCAATGGATGGAGGCGGAGGGCTTCCGCTCGCCCCGGCTGAAGTGGTTCGTGGACTACGCGTGCCGCGACGACTACGGCGCGACCTCCGAGCATGTCTCCGCCTGGGCGGGCATCTGGTACTTCGCCGCGCGGCAGAACGGGAAGGGGGAGCGCAGCGACGGCTTCCTCTCCTGGCCCGAGGGCAACGGCCGGCTGGTGAAGCAATTGGCGTCGTCGCTGGGCCCGCGCCAGTTGGAGACGCAGGTGCTGGTGCACACGGTGGAGCCGGGCGAGGACGGCTGCCGCGTGCACGCGCTGGATGCGCGCACCGGGGCGCCCCGTGCCTTCCACGCCCGGCAGGTGGTGCTGGCGTGCCCGCGCTTCGTCGCCGCGCACGTGGTGGCACCGTGGCGCGAGGCCCGCCCCGCGTGGATGGACGCCTTCGTCTACAGCCCGTGGGTGGTGGCCAACCTGACGGTGTCCGCGCCGCCGGCGTCGCGAGGCTTCCCGCTGGCCTGGGACAACGTCTTCTACGAGAGCCGGAGCCTGGGCTACGTGGTCGCCACGCACCAGTCGCTGCGCCAGGACGTGCGCGGGCCCACGGTGCTCACCTGGTACCTGCCCATGGCCGGCGCGGACGTGAAGGCGGAGCGCAATCAGGCCCTCTCCGCGACGTACGGGGACTGGGAGGCGCTGGTGATGGCGGACCTGTTGCCGGCGCACCCCGGGGTGGGCGCGCTCGCGCAGCGGCTGGAGGTGCAGCGCTGGGGCCACGCCATGGTGCGGCCCCAGCCCGGCTTCATCTGGGGCGAGGCTCGCCGTTCCGCGCAACAGAGCCTGGGGCGGCACCTGCACTTCGCGCACACGGACCTGGGCGGCATGGCCCTCTTCGAGGAGGCCAACTGGTTCGGCGTGCAGGCCGCGGAGCGGGCCCTGGCGGGAATGGGGCTCAAGAGCGCCAGTTGGTTATAG
- a CDS encoding threonine aldolase family protein yields MKDSRFSRAEFLGLTSLLAGSTLFPSRGEAAPDGGTPSLRTTKSPGLAGVPAANAKAPAPRPGSPSPEEMAQLHRSCIASLPVTSTSDDGAEYVRIGEWMQRQKLSSDTYGNGDFVQAFEKKIADLLGFEDACFMPTGTMAQLIALRIYADASNVRTVGVHPSSHHVLHEDDAYSVLHQLRAVYLGPWTRPLLAEDVAGARDTLGSVSVELPVRWLGGQLQTWEQLQELKRTCRDRKVKLHMDGARLWESQPFYGRSYADICKGFDSVYVSFYKMVGGIGGAMLVGSRDFIQEARVWRHRHGGNLFHLAPLVASAAMRLDAALAAIPGYVKRAKALTALIAADPRVTVLPQPVQTNMFHVFLRGSPQAYAKQRDRIAREDRVWVAWGFGQTRVPGVVSTELQVSEGLQNISDADAARAFLRLLEAA; encoded by the coding sequence ATGAAGGACAGTCGCTTCAGCCGGGCGGAGTTCCTCGGACTCACCAGCCTGCTCGCGGGCTCCACGCTGTTCCCGAGCCGGGGCGAGGCGGCCCCGGACGGGGGCACGCCGTCCCTGCGCACCACGAAGTCGCCGGGGCTCGCGGGCGTCCCCGCGGCGAACGCGAAGGCCCCCGCGCCCAGGCCGGGCTCGCCTTCGCCGGAGGAGATGGCCCAGCTGCACCGGAGCTGCATCGCGTCCCTGCCCGTCACCTCCACGTCCGACGACGGCGCGGAGTACGTGCGCATCGGCGAGTGGATGCAGCGCCAGAAGCTGTCCAGCGACACCTACGGCAACGGCGACTTCGTGCAGGCCTTCGAGAAGAAGATCGCGGACCTGCTGGGCTTCGAGGACGCGTGCTTCATGCCCACGGGCACCATGGCGCAGCTCATCGCGCTGCGCATCTACGCGGACGCAAGCAACGTGCGCACGGTGGGCGTGCACCCGTCGTCACACCACGTGCTGCATGAAGACGACGCCTACTCCGTGCTGCACCAGCTGCGCGCGGTGTACCTGGGCCCGTGGACGCGGCCGTTGCTGGCGGAGGACGTGGCCGGTGCGCGCGACACGCTGGGGAGCGTCAGCGTGGAGCTGCCGGTGCGCTGGCTGGGCGGGCAGCTCCAGACGTGGGAGCAGCTCCAGGAGCTCAAGCGCACCTGCCGCGACAGGAAGGTGAAGCTGCACATGGACGGCGCTCGGCTGTGGGAGAGCCAGCCCTTCTATGGCCGCTCCTACGCGGACATCTGCAAGGGCTTCGACTCCGTCTACGTGTCCTTCTACAAGATGGTGGGCGGCATTGGCGGCGCGATGCTGGTGGGCAGCCGCGACTTCATCCAGGAAGCGCGCGTGTGGCGGCACCGCCACGGCGGCAACCTGTTCCACCTGGCGCCGCTGGTGGCCTCCGCCGCCATGCGCCTCGACGCGGCGCTGGCCGCCATCCCCGGCTACGTGAAGCGCGCGAAGGCGCTCACCGCGCTCATCGCGGCGGACCCGCGCGTCACCGTGCTGCCGCAGCCGGTGCAGACGAACATGTTCCACGTGTTCCTGCGCGGCTCACCCCAGGCCTACGCGAAGCAGCGCGACCGCATCGCGCGCGAGGACCGCGTCTGGGTGGCGTGGGGCTTCGGACAGACGCGCGTGCCCGGCGTCGTGTCCACGGAGCTGCAGGTGAGCGAGGGGCTCCAGAACATCAGCGACGCGGACGCGGCCAGGGCCTTCCTGCGCCTGCTGGAGGCGGCCTGA
- a CDS encoding cupin domain-containing protein, whose protein sequence is MNGLVHTADLEWKPLGPGTSYRLLRVSAETGVWSAILKMEQGAVFAPHKHLGPAEIFILSGSTQDRLGITRAGDYEFEPLGAEHPATTALEESLVHFTAHGPIAFHDDKGRIVMLLDSEFFLKAQEQEPQYSVKKAA, encoded by the coding sequence ATGAATGGACTGGTTCACACCGCCGACCTCGAGTGGAAGCCGCTCGGTCCTGGAACGTCCTACCGCCTGCTGCGCGTGAGCGCGGAGACGGGCGTGTGGAGCGCCATCCTGAAGATGGAGCAGGGCGCCGTCTTCGCGCCGCACAAGCACCTGGGCCCGGCTGAAATCTTCATCCTCTCCGGCTCGACGCAGGACCGCCTGGGCATCACCCGCGCGGGCGACTACGAGTTCGAGCCGCTGGGCGCCGAGCACCCCGCCACCACCGCGCTGGAGGAGTCGCTCGTGCACTTCACCGCGCACGGCCCCATCGCGTTCCACGACGACAAGGGCCGCATCGTGATGCTGCTCGACTCGGAGTTCTTCCTGAAGGCGCAGGAGCAGGAGCCGCAGTACAGCGTCAAGAAGGCGGCCTGA
- a CDS encoding DUF3857 domain-containing protein, with amino-acid sequence MRHASSVPARRNATSSTLLCLLLAALPALGAERALPWEGPAFTASASAMAASAAKLPAPAGGGDVEVLLREGNYQELGPHRWRTTHRNVFRILTAAGVRQWAEARAEWSPWRQQRPVLRARVITPDGKEHPLDEGTLHDAPVEDSAPDVYSDTRALRAPLPSLRPGSIVEMESVVEDTQAFFDAGVVTHFYFASPVPVRKVRLAIDVAPSTQLALRVQGLPLEPLPQHQSDRKRLSFEGGPYAAVTPLEADLPAAQAFQPHVAFSTGRSWNEVARAYDAIVEAQLDGASLQARARALAKGTKDRRVVAQRLLEEVRESVRYTGLEFGAAAIVPAPPKQVLARQYGDCKEMSTLLVGLLRGAGIPAHVALVRSGREDVPELPGMGFFNHAIVHVPGTPALWIDPTDPGAEAGMLAPELQGRHALVAAPDTQGLTVIDESLPSANTALFTRTVELSDEGPARVKETRELSGSLAVQYRRMLRAVRPDDLRRNLEALATAQYQGTLEGMKHTSLEEGSGPFRLELDVASARFATTGWRSVRVPLRLDSPLAWLPDSLDDVRELLPDELGRKPVLPAKRKADLVLPVAYRAEVRYRLRPPQGFAVRTVPRDETLPLGPATLALGYTRESDGGLTATFRFDTVKRRYTPDEVTAFRTALATFAHRPPLEVEFEDRGARLVEAGRVKDGLDLYEKRLTSRAESAQVRARYAGTLLRLGFGGQARIEARRAVEQRPSSPLVHHVLAWVLQHDPQGQPMRPGADLEGAVAACRKAIALEPDNIAANALLADLLEHNREGERFGRGAPLTEAVATWRHLRDDLHAQDVDDRLIAALFRSGATAEALEAARQAAPSDLRTKVLVMTTAERQGIPEAIAAADLEFEGPDARRQALALAGNHLLTRGRAGDAVKLFEAALKGAYDPDRQFQLELAKNARDGKNAKEEKGPEALVRRIVKAAWTARDAKDFKATIRPLLSNRDREDSTLGRKLELLQAQASRFSRTSLDTVGESSMADLAVAALDLKVEGQEKIGYRVRLKFLLGAQVYEDAWYIVNESNQLRLLGSVTDPRPLGAEALRWLDAGKLKQALVWIEWAVADTRAVGPAGLSPLASFANTLRGFSGAEGVTHLRAACAYLGASTGDARVLAALRAQAQYASGDERHRLMLALAVATRASGQSPNAEVILDEVRSDVPQSADAFWLKREMLTERGRWAELRQVSESRLGLLHTDSLGFESLMLASLNLGDWARLDEVTRELMDLGGAGADAYRTLAWAALHRGRVKPEDIAWAQKAVRLGAEGDTTPTTLLAALLVESGKLVEARKLVDDAMDLGGADTPADAGLLYVKARLAESFGLTEAARGLYRAVPPDDATDARSFHRLAQARLHRRGAASPATATRTE; translated from the coding sequence ATGCGCCATGCCTCATCCGTTCCGGCCCGCCGGAACGCGACGTCCTCCACGCTGCTCTGCCTGCTCCTCGCCGCACTTCCCGCCCTGGGCGCCGAGCGCGCCCTGCCCTGGGAAGGGCCGGCCTTCACGGCCTCCGCCTCCGCCATGGCCGCCAGCGCCGCGAAGCTTCCCGCGCCCGCCGGGGGCGGAGACGTGGAGGTGCTGCTGCGGGAGGGCAACTACCAGGAGCTGGGGCCCCACCGCTGGCGCACCACCCACCGCAACGTCTTCCGCATCCTCACCGCCGCGGGCGTGCGCCAGTGGGCCGAGGCCCGCGCCGAGTGGTCCCCCTGGCGCCAGCAGCGCCCCGTCCTCCGCGCCCGCGTGATTACACCGGACGGGAAGGAGCACCCGCTGGATGAGGGGACGCTGCACGACGCGCCCGTGGAGGACTCCGCGCCGGACGTCTACAGCGACACCCGCGCGTTGCGCGCGCCGCTGCCCTCGCTGCGGCCCGGCAGCATCGTGGAGATGGAGTCCGTGGTGGAGGACACGCAGGCGTTCTTCGACGCGGGCGTCGTCACGCACTTCTACTTCGCCAGCCCCGTGCCCGTGCGCAAGGTGCGCCTGGCCATCGACGTGGCCCCCAGCACCCAGCTCGCGCTGCGCGTCCAGGGGCTGCCGCTGGAGCCGCTGCCGCAGCACCAGTCCGACCGCAAGCGGCTGAGCTTCGAAGGCGGGCCCTACGCCGCCGTGACGCCGCTGGAGGCGGACCTGCCCGCCGCCCAGGCCTTCCAGCCGCACGTGGCCTTCTCCACGGGCCGCTCCTGGAACGAGGTGGCCCGGGCCTATGACGCCATCGTGGAGGCGCAGCTGGACGGCGCGTCGCTCCAGGCCCGGGCCCGCGCGCTCGCGAAGGGCACCAAGGACCGCCGCGTCGTGGCGCAGCGGCTCTTGGAGGAGGTGCGGGAGTCGGTGCGCTACACGGGCCTGGAGTTCGGCGCCGCCGCCATCGTCCCCGCACCGCCGAAGCAGGTGCTCGCGCGCCAGTACGGCGACTGCAAGGAGATGTCCACGCTGCTCGTGGGCCTGCTGCGCGGCGCGGGCATCCCCGCGCACGTGGCGCTGGTGCGCTCCGGGCGCGAGGACGTGCCGGAGCTTCCGGGCATGGGCTTCTTCAACCACGCCATCGTCCACGTCCCCGGCACGCCCGCCCTGTGGATCGACCCCACGGACCCGGGCGCGGAGGCCGGGATGCTCGCCCCGGAGCTGCAGGGGCGCCACGCGCTGGTGGCCGCGCCGGACACCCAGGGACTCACCGTCATCGACGAGTCGCTGCCTTCCGCGAACACCGCCCTCTTCACCCGCACCGTGGAGCTTTCCGACGAGGGCCCGGCCCGCGTGAAGGAGACGCGCGAGCTGTCGGGCTCGCTGGCGGTGCAGTACCGCCGCATGCTGCGCGCGGTGCGCCCGGACGACCTGCGCCGCAACCTGGAGGCGCTCGCCACCGCGCAGTACCAGGGCACCCTGGAGGGCATGAAGCACACGTCGCTGGAGGAGGGCTCCGGCCCCTTCCGGCTGGAGCTGGACGTCGCGTCCGCGCGCTTCGCCACCACGGGCTGGCGCAGCGTGCGCGTCCCGTTGCGGCTCGACTCGCCCCTGGCCTGGCTGCCGGACTCCCTGGACGACGTGCGGGAGCTCTTGCCGGATGAGCTGGGCCGCAAGCCCGTCCTGCCCGCGAAGCGCAAGGCGGACCTGGTGCTCCCGGTGGCCTACCGCGCGGAGGTGCGCTACCGCCTGCGCCCGCCCCAGGGGTTCGCCGTGCGGACCGTCCCCCGCGACGAGACGCTGCCGCTGGGGCCCGCGACGCTCGCGCTGGGCTACACGCGCGAGTCCGACGGTGGCCTCACCGCCACCTTCCGCTTCGACACCGTGAAGCGCCGCTACACGCCGGACGAGGTGACGGCCTTCCGCACCGCGCTGGCCACGTTCGCGCACCGGCCGCCGCTGGAGGTGGAGTTCGAGGACCGGGGCGCCCGGCTCGTCGAGGCGGGGCGGGTGAAGGACGGCCTGGACCTCTACGAGAAGCGGCTCACGTCGCGCGCGGAGTCGGCGCAGGTGCGCGCGCGCTACGCCGGCACGCTCCTGCGGTTGGGCTTTGGCGGCCAGGCCCGCATCGAAGCGCGCCGGGCCGTGGAGCAGCGGCCGTCCTCGCCGCTGGTCCACCACGTGCTCGCGTGGGTCCTGCAGCACGACCCGCAGGGCCAGCCGATGCGCCCGGGCGCGGACCTGGAGGGCGCGGTGGCGGCATGCCGCAAGGCCATCGCGCTGGAGCCGGACAACATCGCCGCGAACGCGCTGCTGGCGGACCTGCTGGAGCACAACCGCGAGGGTGAGCGCTTCGGCCGGGGCGCGCCTCTCACCGAGGCGGTGGCCACCTGGCGCCACCTGCGCGACGACCTGCACGCCCAGGACGTGGATGACCGGCTCATCGCGGCGCTGTTCCGCTCGGGCGCCACCGCCGAGGCGCTGGAGGCCGCGCGCCAGGCAGCGCCCTCCGACCTGCGGACGAAGGTGCTGGTGATGACCACGGCGGAACGCCAGGGCATCCCGGAGGCCATCGCGGCGGCGGACCTCGAGTTCGAGGGGCCGGACGCGCGCCGCCAGGCGCTGGCGCTCGCGGGCAACCACCTGCTCACGCGGGGCCGGGCGGGCGACGCGGTGAAGCTCTTCGAGGCGGCGCTCAAGGGCGCGTATGACCCGGACCGACAGTTCCAGTTGGAGCTGGCGAAGAACGCCCGCGACGGCAAGAACGCGAAGGAGGAGAAGGGGCCGGAGGCGCTGGTGCGCCGCATCGTCAAGGCGGCCTGGACGGCGCGTGACGCGAAGGACTTCAAGGCCACCATCCGCCCCCTGCTGTCCAACCGCGACCGCGAGGACAGCACGCTGGGCCGCAAGCTGGAGCTGCTCCAGGCCCAGGCCTCGCGCTTCTCACGGACCTCCCTGGACACCGTGGGCGAGTCCTCCATGGCGGACCTCGCCGTGGCCGCGCTCGACCTCAAGGTGGAGGGCCAGGAGAAGATTGGCTACCGGGTGCGGCTGAAGTTCCTGCTGGGCGCGCAGGTGTACGAGGACGCCTGGTACATCGTGAACGAGAGCAACCAACTGCGCCTGCTGGGCTCGGTGACGGATCCGCGCCCGCTGGGAGCGGAGGCGCTGCGGTGGCTGGATGCCGGCAAGCTCAAGCAGGCCCTGGTGTGGATTGAATGGGCCGTGGCGGACACCCGCGCGGTGGGGCCGGCGGGCCTGTCCCCGCTGGCCTCCTTCGCGAACACGCTGCGGGGCTTCTCCGGGGCGGAGGGCGTGACGCACCTGCGCGCCGCGTGCGCCTACCTGGGCGCGAGCACGGGGGACGCGCGCGTCCTCGCCGCGCTGCGGGCCCAGGCGCAGTACGCGTCGGGCGACGAGCGGCACCGGCTGATGCTGGCGTTGGCGGTGGCCACGCGGGCGAGCGGCCAGAGCCCGAACGCCGAGGTCATCCTGGACGAGGTGCGCTCGGACGTACCGCAGTCCGCGGATGCCTTCTGGCTCAAGCGCGAGATGCTCACCGAGCGCGGCCGGTGGGCGGAGCTGCGCCAGGTGTCCGAGAGCCGGCTCGGGCTGCTGCACACGGACAGCCTGGGCTTCGAGTCGCTGATGCTGGCCTCCCTGAACCTGGGCGACTGGGCGCGCCTGGACGAAGTCACGCGCGAGTTGATGGACCTGGGCGGCGCGGGTGCGGACGCGTACCGGACCCTGGCCTGGGCGGCGCTGCACCGCGGCCGGGTGAAGCCCGAGGACATCGCGTGGGCCCAGAAGGCCGTGCGCCTGGGCGCGGAGGGAGACACGACGCCCACCACCCTGCTCGCCGCGCTGCTGGTGGAGTCCGGCAAGCTGGTGGAGGCACGCAAGCTGGTGGACGACGCCATGGACCTGGGCGGCGCCGACACACCGGCGGACGCGGGCCTGCTCTACGTGAAGGCCCGGCTCGCGGAGTCCTTCGGGTTGACGGAAGCGGCCCGGGGGCTCTACCGCGCGGTGCCTCCCGACGATGCGACCGACGCGCGCTCGTTCCACCGGCTGGCGCAGGCCCGCCTCCACCGCCGGGGCGCCGCGTCCCCCGCGACCGCGACCCGGACGGAGTGA
- a CDS encoding bifunctional alpha,alpha-trehalose-phosphate synthase (UDP-forming)/trehalose-phosphatase, whose protein sequence is MARLLLVSNRLPVTVKAEKDSVSVVRSAGGLATGLSRPHERSGGMWIGWPGDVSRLTDAQRAQVEKQLADLRCVPLYLSASEVSRFYEGYSNRVLWPLCHYMLDRVPRQDRDWDAYRKANERFADLAAKHYQPGDTIWVHDYQLMLVPGMLRARLPHARIGYFHHIPFPSSEIFSTLPRRGELLKGLLGADLIGFHAVSYVRHFSGTLLRHLGLDTDVDRVLFQGREVRVGAFPMGIDATAFETLAGEPAVMDEVKVLHERSRDERLLVGIDRLDYTKGIPRRLLAVQRVLERQPSLRGRLRFIQVAVPSRTQVQAYAEYRETVDELVGRINGLYGTVHSTPVHYLYRSLNEKQLVSLYRGADVMLVTPVRDGMNLVAKEFCAARPDEDGVLVLSEFAGAASEMRDALLVNPYDVEGMADAIEQALEMPAPERKERMRSLRAGVKTRDVHWWVASFLDRLQGLPSVEEKPPLPDGMLAVEKLKGPGRKVLFLDYDGTLVGFAPTPELAAPDAELMTLLKELCARPDLSVHIVSGRPRDTLEAWFSELPAGLHAEHGLWSRMRRGQPWQALPGVSFEWKPKVKSVLDTFAARVTGSFVEEKTASLAWHYRKVDAEFGALQARELRLLLYEKFSQEPMHILPGDRVVEVRPRGVNKGRVVPEVLKEEAPDVRVVALGDDVTDEDLFAAVPPGGITVHAGNKHTRAAYRVEGPPEVRRFLRALLGK, encoded by the coding sequence ATGGCTCGACTCCTGCTCGTTTCGAACCGTCTTCCCGTCACCGTCAAGGCGGAGAAGGATTCTGTCTCCGTGGTGCGCAGCGCCGGGGGACTCGCCACCGGGCTCAGCCGCCCGCACGAGCGCTCCGGGGGCATGTGGATCGGCTGGCCCGGGGATGTCTCCCGGCTGACGGATGCCCAGCGCGCGCAGGTGGAGAAGCAGCTGGCGGACCTGCGCTGCGTGCCGCTGTACCTGTCCGCCAGCGAGGTCAGCCGCTTCTACGAGGGCTACTCCAACCGGGTGCTCTGGCCGCTGTGTCACTACATGCTGGACCGCGTCCCCCGGCAGGACCGGGACTGGGACGCCTACCGCAAGGCGAACGAGCGCTTCGCCGACCTGGCCGCGAAGCACTATCAGCCGGGCGACACCATCTGGGTGCACGACTACCAGCTCATGCTGGTGCCCGGGATGCTGCGAGCGCGCCTGCCGCACGCGCGCATCGGCTACTTCCACCACATCCCGTTCCCGTCCTCCGAAATCTTCAGCACGCTGCCCCGGCGCGGGGAGCTGCTCAAGGGCCTCTTGGGCGCGGACCTCATCGGCTTCCACGCGGTGAGCTACGTGCGGCACTTCTCCGGCACGCTCCTGCGGCACCTGGGGCTGGACACGGACGTCGACCGCGTCCTCTTCCAGGGGCGCGAGGTGCGCGTGGGCGCCTTCCCCATGGGCATCGACGCCACCGCCTTCGAGACGCTGGCGGGCGAGCCCGCCGTGATGGACGAGGTGAAGGTCCTGCACGAGCGCTCGCGGGATGAGCGGCTGCTCGTGGGCATCGACCGGCTGGACTACACCAAGGGGATTCCCCGGCGCCTGCTCGCGGTGCAGCGCGTGCTGGAGCGGCAGCCGTCCCTGCGCGGGCGCCTGCGCTTCATCCAGGTGGCCGTGCCCAGCCGCACGCAGGTGCAGGCCTACGCCGAGTACCGCGAGACGGTGGACGAACTGGTGGGCCGCATCAACGGCCTCTACGGCACCGTGCACAGCACGCCCGTGCACTACCTCTACCGCTCGCTCAACGAGAAGCAGCTGGTGAGCCTCTACCGCGGCGCGGACGTGATGCTGGTGACGCCCGTGCGCGACGGCATGAACCTGGTGGCCAAGGAGTTCTGCGCGGCCCGCCCGGACGAGGACGGCGTGCTGGTGCTCAGCGAGTTCGCGGGCGCGGCGTCGGAGATGCGCGACGCGCTGCTGGTGAACCCCTACGACGTGGAGGGCATGGCGGACGCCATCGAACAGGCGCTGGAGATGCCCGCCCCCGAGCGCAAGGAGCGCATGCGCTCCCTGCGCGCCGGCGTGAAGACGCGGGACGTGCACTGGTGGGTGGCCAGCTTCCTGGACCGGCTCCAGGGGCTTCCCTCCGTGGAGGAGAAGCCGCCGCTGCCGGACGGCATGCTCGCCGTGGAGAAGCTGAAGGGGCCGGGCCGCAAGGTGCTGTTCCTGGACTACGACGGCACGCTCGTGGGCTTCGCCCCCACGCCGGAGCTGGCCGCGCCGGACGCGGAGTTGATGACGCTGCTGAAGGAGCTGTGCGCCCGGCCGGACCTGTCCGTGCACATCGTGAGCGGCCGCCCGCGCGACACGCTGGAGGCGTGGTTCAGCGAGCTGCCCGCGGGGCTGCACGCGGAGCACGGCCTGTGGTCGCGCATGCGGCGGGGCCAGCCGTGGCAGGCGCTGCCGGGCGTGTCCTTCGAGTGGAAGCCGAAGGTGAAGTCCGTGCTGGACACGTTCGCGGCGCGGGTGACGGGCTCGTTCGTGGAGGAGAAGACGGCGTCGCTCGCGTGGCACTACCGCAAGGTGGACGCGGAGTTCGGCGCGCTCCAGGCGCGCGAGCTGCGCCTGCTGCTCTACGAGAAGTTCTCCCAGGAGCCCATGCACATCCTGCCCGGGGACCGGGTGGTGGAGGTGCGGCCCCGGGGCGTCAACAAGGGCCGCGTGGTGCCGGAGGTGCTGAAGGAGGAGGCGCCGGACGTGCGCGTGGTGGCCCTGGGCGACGACGTCACCGACGAGGACCTCTTCGCCGCGGTGCCCCCGGGCGGCATCACCGTGCACGCGGGCAACAAGCACACGCGCGCGGCCTACCGTGTCGAGGGGCCGCCAGAGGTGCGGCGGTTCCTGAGGGCGCTGCTCGGCAAGTAG